From the Methanobacterium sp. CWC-01 genome, the window GGACTACCTGGAAGAGCATGAGGAAGCTCGAAGACTGGAGGAAGCACTGGTGGCCGTCCTGGCAGAGGGTAAAGTGGTTACCGGTGATTTGAAAGGTACAGCATCCACTATGGAGATGGCCCGTGAAGTAAGACGGAAGCTGGAGGTATAGGGGCCTATGCTTCTTTTATTATGTATTGAACCACATGGAAGTAGAAATCTGCGAGCAAATCCTTTACATGAAACTTGAGGTTAATAATGAAAACTGCTGATGTAAGGGAGGACATCCCACTTTTGGAAGATTATATTTATCTGGACGCGGCCAGCACCACTCCCACCCCCCGGCCGGTGGTGGAGGCTATGTGTGATTATTTCTATCATTACAATGCCAATACTGGGCGGGGAGCTTATCGCTTAACAGCAAAAGCCACACAGGAAATGGAAAATGCCAGAGAAATCGTGGCAAAATTTTTTAGGGCGGCCAGTTCTAATGAAATAATTTTCACCAAAAATACCACTGAAGCCATAAACCTGGTGGCCAAGGGCATTAAATTCAGAAAAGGCGACAGAATCGTGGTTTCCAACATGGAACATCACTCCAACCTGGTCCCCTGGCTTAATCTTAAAAAAAGAGGTGTGGAGGTAGAAATTGTTAAGGCCAATCAGGAGGGTGTTGTTGACCCATCTGATATCGATAATGCTATTGATAAGAACACTAAACTTTTAACCATCACCCACATCTCCAATTCCATTGGTTCGGTACAGCCGGTGGAAGAACTGGGAAAAATAGCCAGGGAAAAGGGTACACCATACTTAATTGACGCAGCCCAATCCGCGGGTCACTTAAAATTAAATGTGAAAGATCTTAAGGCTGATTTCATCGCTTTTCCAGGTCATAAAGGTATACTGGGTCCGGTGGGTACAGGATTTCTATACTGTGACCAGGATATTCAGGAGAAAATGGAGCCAATGAATCTGGGTGGCGGGACTGTGGAATATGTTTCTAGGAATGGTTTTCAATTAACTCCGTGCCCCAACCGATTTGAAGGAGGAACACAGAACATAGCTGGATTTATTGGATTAGGTGCTGCGGTAAATTATGTGAAACGTATAGGCATCAGTAAAATCGAAAAACATGATAGAAAACTTACTCAAATTCTTTATAAACGACTTATCGACCTTGATGGAACAACCTTGTACGGCAGTCCAGAAAATATTTATGGAATAGTATCCTTCAATATTGATGGAATAAACCCCCACGACCTGGCTAAGATCCTGGACGAAACAAAAAACATTTGCGTTCGAAGCGGACAACACTGTGCAATTCCATCCATTGAACACTTGGAAGCCCGGAAAGCAGGGGGAACTGTGAGGGCCTCTTTCCACTACTATAACACAACGGAAGAAGTAAAAATATTGGGTGAATGTCTTGAAGAAATTTCCAATTTTTTGGAAATGAGATAGAAAGGAGATTGTCAAATGGAACGTCCACAGATAATAGCTCTGTTCATAATTGTGATCATGGTCATAAGTTCGGTGGCTGCAATTGTATTAGCATTCTAATGGATATAATTCTAAGGATAGATAATTAAATTTAATATAAGAACTTTTAAAATAATCCTATCTGAGATTAAAAGTAGGCAATTATTTACGGGAGGAACTAAGTATGGTTAAGGTAAGAATTGGGGCAGTTGTTGCCGAATTCAACTATGACATAACTCATATGATGTTAGAACTTGCTAAAGAGCACGCTAAATTTTTAGACTCGGAAATAACTCAAGTTATCACTGTTCCAGGGGTTTTCGACATGCCTCTGGCCATTAAGAAACTTTTGGAGATGGATGATATTGATGCTGCCATAACTCTGGGTGCAGTTATTGAAGGAGCTACTGATCACGATCAAATCGTGGTGCAGCATGCATCACGAAAAATCGCTGATCTGGCCCTGGATTATGATAAACCAGTGGCCCTGGGCATCACAGGGCCGGGTATGACCCGTTTAGAAGCCCATCAACGGGTGGATTATGCTAAACGTGCCGTGGAAGCCGCGGTAAAAATGGTGGAACGACTGGAATAGTCATTCCACTTGTTTTTTTTCGATCATGCCCCAATTCGCCACAAATCATCCTAAGATGGTTATTTGGCTACCTAAAGAATATGGTATTTTAGGCCCCACACTCGACAGGTAGATTAATTTTAACAAGATTATATCGATGGAGAGTTAAGCATGGAAATATTAACCCCACAAGACCTCAAAGAAAAGTTTCAGGACCCCTGGATAGTCCCTTATCAGAAGGTGCTTACCCTGGTGGATGATGATCTGGTGGAAATTGTGGAGTACCACCCCTGCATTGGCGGATCGGAATGGATGGTCTACCAGTATGGGAGGTCCAGTGAACTGGTACTGAAATCTGAGAGAGATGGGAACCGGCACACCTACCTAACCAGGGTGGGCAAGGTTGATTTAAACCTTAAACCTAGCTTCAGGGCTGCTGGAATCGAAGAAGTTGCTGTTGAAGGAGATGAAGTACGTGTCGTCCACGCTGGACTTGCTGGTGCCGGAGTGGGAGCAGGGATGTGTCGCGGGATGGCTGAGGGGGTTAAAAGGGTTGAACTCTATGATGTCGGCGGAGGATCCAAGTTAGGTAGGGCGGCGGTGATAACTCCTCGCATGGAGAAGGTAGTTCTGGGCATAGATGATACCGACACCAAAGAAGAGGGAGCAACCTGGACTATGGCCCATAATGTTGCAATGAAACTTGCTAAAAAGGGTTACCAGTATCTAGATCACGTTACTGTACAACTTTATCCCCATAATCCCCATAAGACTCAGAACTGTGTGGCTATAGCCTTGGTGTTTGCGGTTCGACCCGGTGAAAGGGAACATTTAGTTAAGGAAACATGCCAACTATTAAAAAGCTACACTTTATCTGATAAAACAGCAATTGCTGTACTTTCTGGAGTTAAAATCCCTCAAAAGCTTAGAGACTACTCTGAAGCTACTAAGAAATCCATGATCACAGTGGAACAAGCTGAAATGGTTGCAAAAGAAACGGGAGTAGAACTGGTGGAGGTTACGGGTAAACAGGGAAAAATTGGGGCCTTAGCTGCTCTGGGTGTTTATAACGATTTGAAGGAAGCCGCACGGGTTTATGAATAGGTCTCGGCTACTCTCTAAGTTATTCTGATTCAAGAAATGATCGCAGCAAATTATTACAGGCTTCCTCTGCAAATTTATTAATTGTACCATATGCCAGTTAACCCGAGAATATAACGTTCAGGAACCTTCCCCTAGCAGCATTGGGGATTTCCATGTCCGACTTCACGTTACCTTCAATTTCTATTTTCACAGTATCTCGTCCACTCTGGATATAAATGATTGTGGTTGGTTTATTTTTATTAATGAAAACCTCCCGGTATTTAACGCTGTTAACATATATGCTATAGGTCCCGTTGTTGATTATTCCGGTTGTGGTACTGATTTTTTGGTCGTTGAGGTAGATGTTAATATATTTACCGTCATCCTCCCCACTTCGAAGGATTACTCCTTCTTTAACATTTAGATCACCAGCATTCTGCAGAATTATACTTCTTTCAGCGTACAGATTCTTGAAAATATTCCTTAGATTGGTGTCGGGGATGACGTCCCTGATGTTCAAACCAAAGTATTCACGGGCATCATAGGGTATGCGCAGGACATTTTCTTCCCCTTGGAGATTTTGGGTTAAATTATAACGCCGTTGATTTATGTAAATAGAGTCCCCGTATCCTAGGCCTAATGTGCTCATGGCATCTGGCGGGCTTCTTATCAATGAAGATTCATTTTCAAGGGCACTATCCACCAGATAAGGTCCTCTAATGTCAAAACTCTTATTTTCGGAGACATTTTTCCATATAATCAGATTACGGGAGGCTGGTTCTATGGATATCTTTCCTTCATCCACATGAACTGATCCCAAAAGAGTAGCCAGCATAGCCACCATGATGAGTCCAGAGACTATCATAGGGGAATGCATATAGAAGAACGATCTTAAACTCCGCGATTTCCCGTCAGATTTGATCAAAGACCGGAATGAAGTTTTAAATATCCTTATTATATAGAAAATAGCCACTATGGCTCCAACAAGTGATATTAACAGGCCTAACTGGACTGGGAAGAATCTTATGAAGAATACGCAGAAAAATCCCAGTGTTGCTAGTGAAAGTCCCAGAAGCCCCATTCTGATGTGTTTCCCCAGGGTGTCAATCATGGTGATGCGGCCATACTCTGTGGCACGGTCCACAATGGTTCTAACTACCTCCGTGGCTACTATGTTCAGCTCATGAAGTGAGGAAAGCACATGGTCGATTTTTCCAATATCAACCTCTTTAATTCTCATTCCACGGACATCTGCATCCAGCAC encodes:
- a CDS encoding cysteine desulfurase, which produces MKTADVREDIPLLEDYIYLDAASTTPTPRPVVEAMCDYFYHYNANTGRGAYRLTAKATQEMENAREIVAKFFRAASSNEIIFTKNTTEAINLVAKGIKFRKGDRIVVSNMEHHSNLVPWLNLKKRGVEVEIVKANQEGVVDPSDIDNAIDKNTKLLTITHISNSIGSVQPVEELGKIAREKGTPYLIDAAQSAGHLKLNVKDLKADFIAFPGHKGILGPVGTGFLYCDQDIQEKMEPMNLGGGTVEYVSRNGFQLTPCPNRFEGGTQNIAGFIGLGAAVNYVKRIGISKIEKHDRKLTQILYKRLIDLDGTTLYGSPENIYGIVSFNIDGINPHDLAKILDETKNICVRSGQHCAIPSIEHLEARKAGGTVRASFHYYNTTEEVKILGECLEEISNFLEMR
- the ribH gene encoding 6,7-dimethyl-8-ribityllumazine synthase, giving the protein MVKVRIGAVVAEFNYDITHMMLELAKEHAKFLDSEITQVITVPGVFDMPLAIKKLLEMDDIDAAITLGAVIEGATDHDQIVVQHASRKIADLALDYDKPVALGITGPGMTRLEAHQRVDYAKRAVEAAVKMVERLE
- the mmp11 gene encoding methanogenesis marker protein 11 codes for the protein MEILTPQDLKEKFQDPWIVPYQKVLTLVDDDLVEIVEYHPCIGGSEWMVYQYGRSSELVLKSERDGNRHTYLTRVGKVDLNLKPSFRAAGIEEVAVEGDEVRVVHAGLAGAGVGAGMCRGMAEGVKRVELYDVGGGSKLGRAAVITPRMEKVVLGIDDTDTKEEGATWTMAHNVAMKLAKKGYQYLDHVTVQLYPHNPHKTQNCVAIALVFAVRPGEREHLVKETCQLLKSYTLSDKTAIAVLSGVKIPQKLRDYSEATKKSMITVEQAEMVAKETGVELVEVTGKQGKIGALAALGVYNDLKEAARVYE
- a CDS encoding glycosyltransferase, producing the protein MTVSVIIPAFNEENTVGEVVKVVKSLKYIYEIIVVDDGSTDNTGDVAKSAGAIVISHIKNRGKGAAIKTGFNNSNGDIAVFLDADIQNLTADKVDKIIKPILRDEADVTKTKFKREAGRVTELTAKPLLNFFFPEIKFEQPLSGQFAAKRSFLKGIKLEDDYGVDVGIVLDADVRGMRIKEVDIGKIDHVLSSLHELNIVATEVVRTIVDRATEYGRITMIDTLGKHIRMGLLGLSLATLGFFCVFFIRFFPVQLGLLISLVGAIVAIFYIIRIFKTSFRSLIKSDGKSRSLRSFFYMHSPMIVSGLIMVAMLATLLGSVHVDEGKISIEPASRNLIIWKNVSENKSFDIRGPYLVDSALENESSLIRSPPDAMSTLGLGYGDSIYINQRRYNLTQNLQGEENVLRIPYDAREYFGLNIRDVIPDTNLRNIFKNLYAERSIILQNAGDLNVKEGVILRSGEDDGKYINIYLNDQKISTTTGIINNGTYSIYVNSVKYREVFINKNKPTTIIYIQSGRDTVKIEIEGNVKSDMEIPNAARGRFLNVIFSG